Proteins encoded within one genomic window of uncultured Draconibacterium sp.:
- a CDS encoding glycoside hydrolase family 88 protein, which translates to MNRTILTLLATILLCGTTMAQKAGNEKLFKDRTIKKTMKKALDWQLDHPKHELYDWTNGAFYAGVFAAYETIGSKKIWKAMYEMGETNEWKPGPRLHHADDHVICQTYIDMYRVSGEKKMIEPFISTMDEFMKTPYEADGIYQKTWWWCDALFMAPPAFVKLGITLDDDKYLKRSDKLWKETYDLLWDKEYHLYARDMGYKWNEPGIEEKHEANGKKIFWSRGNGWVMGGLVRVLSELPEDYPNRDFYIQNYKEVAAKILSLQQEDGLWRASLLDPESYPGGEASGSGFYCYALAWGINNGILDKATYLPAVEKAWVGLNGLIQPDGHVGWCQPIGADPRKNFEADSWEVYGTGAFLLAGSEVIKLY; encoded by the coding sequence ATGAATAGAACGATTCTTACTCTTCTTGCCACTATTCTGCTATGCGGAACAACGATGGCACAAAAAGCTGGTAATGAAAAGCTTTTTAAAGACAGAACCATTAAAAAAACAATGAAAAAGGCTTTGGACTGGCAATTGGATCATCCAAAACACGAATTGTATGACTGGACCAACGGTGCTTTTTACGCCGGAGTATTTGCAGCTTATGAAACAATCGGTTCGAAAAAAATATGGAAGGCCATGTACGAAATGGGAGAGACCAACGAGTGGAAACCGGGGCCGCGTTTGCATCATGCCGACGACCATGTTATCTGCCAGACGTACATTGATATGTACCGGGTTTCGGGCGAAAAGAAAATGATAGAACCGTTTATATCTACCATGGATGAATTTATGAAAACACCATACGAAGCCGATGGTATTTACCAAAAAACATGGTGGTGGTGCGATGCATTGTTTATGGCGCCTCCGGCATTTGTAAAGCTGGGAATTACCCTCGACGACGACAAATACCTGAAACGTTCGGATAAACTGTGGAAAGAAACTTACGACCTGCTTTGGGATAAAGAATACCATTTATATGCACGCGACATGGGTTACAAGTGGAATGAACCCGGAATAGAAGAAAAGCACGAAGCTAATGGAAAGAAGATTTTCTGGTCGCGTGGAAACGGCTGGGTTATGGGAGGTTTGGTTCGTGTACTTTCAGAATTACCTGAAGATTATCCGAACCGTGATTTTTATATTCAGAATTACAAAGAAGTGGCAGCAAAAATTCTTTCTCTGCAACAGGAAGATGGTTTGTGGCGAGCAAGTTTGCTCGATCCGGAATCATATCCCGGTGGAGAAGCCAGTGGATCAGGTTTTTACTGTTACGCTTTGGCTTGGGGAATCAATAATGGCATTTTAGATAAAGCCACTTATTTGCCGGCAGTTGAAAAAGCATGGGTAGGTTTGAATGGTTTGATTCAGCCCGATGGACATGTAGGTTGGTGTCAGCCAATTGGTGCCGATCCACGAAAAAACTTCGAAGCTGACAGTTGGGAAGTATACGGAACAGGAGCCTTTTTACTGGCTGGCAGCGAGGTGATAAAGCTGTATTAA
- the hisG gene encoding ATP phosphoribosyltransferase, producing MEKLKIAIQTKGRLNEDSMGLINEAGIGLSVGRRKLVSEAKNFPMDALFLRDDDIPQTVADGVADIGVVGENEMAEKNENVVIAKRLGFSKCRLSLAIPKSIDYPGVEFFNGKKIATSYPVILKKFLDENNIKADIHVITGSVEIAPGIGLADAIFDIVSSGSTLVSNRLKEVEVVMKSEAVLIANPNLSAEKQEILDELIFRIESVQRAEGKKYILLNVPNEKIEEVTALLPGMKAPTLVPLAKEGWSSMHSVIEEDDFWEVIGKLKKAGAEGILVVPIEKMIF from the coding sequence ATGGAAAAACTCAAAATTGCTATTCAGACAAAAGGAAGGTTAAACGAAGACTCAATGGGGCTGATAAACGAGGCCGGAATAGGATTGAGCGTTGGTAGACGTAAATTGGTATCGGAAGCTAAAAACTTCCCAATGGATGCCTTGTTTTTGCGCGACGATGATATTCCGCAAACCGTTGCCGACGGGGTTGCCGATATTGGTGTTGTTGGCGAAAACGAAATGGCCGAAAAAAATGAGAATGTGGTCATTGCAAAACGTCTTGGCTTTTCGAAATGCCGCCTGTCGCTGGCCATTCCAAAGTCGATAGACTATCCGGGTGTTGAATTCTTTAACGGCAAAAAAATTGCTACCTCTTACCCCGTTATTCTGAAAAAGTTTTTAGACGAGAACAACATTAAAGCTGACATTCATGTGATTACCGGATCGGTAGAAATTGCTCCCGGAATTGGTTTGGCCGATGCTATTTTCGATATCGTAAGTTCGGGATCTACGTTGGTAAGTAACCGCCTGAAAGAGGTTGAGGTTGTGATGAAATCGGAAGCGGTACTGATTGCCAATCCAAACCTTTCGGCTGAAAAGCAGGAAATTCTCGACGAACTCATTTTCAGAATTGAGTCGGTACAGCGTGCCGAAGGCAAAAAGTACATTCTTTTGAATGTTCCTAACGAAAAAATTGAAGAAGTTACAGCATTGCTTCCGGGAATGAAAGCACCAACACTGGTTCCGTTGGCAAAAGAAGGATGGAGCTCGATGCATTCGGTAATTGAGGAAGATGATTTCTGGGAAGTAATTGGCAAATTGAAAAAAGCCGGTGCCGAAGGAATCCTTGTTGTTCCTATTGAAAAAATGATTTTTTAG